The following are encoded together in the Cumulibacter soli genome:
- a CDS encoding ArsR/SmtB family transcription factor: MSNHDLGMSDEECCSSLTAGVLERSSAEDLAIKFKALGDPVRIQLFAMIASAEDEVCVCDLTCAFELTAPTISHHLKTLRLAGLVSSERRGTWVHYRVVPEVVASLSSLLDLEAVPA, from the coding sequence ATGTCTAATCACGATTTGGGGATGTCGGACGAGGAGTGCTGTTCGTCGCTGACGGCTGGAGTTCTCGAGCGCTCGAGCGCGGAGGACTTGGCGATCAAGTTCAAGGCGCTGGGTGATCCGGTGCGGATTCAGTTGTTCGCGATGATTGCCAGCGCCGAGGATGAGGTGTGCGTGTGCGACCTGACCTGCGCGTTCGAATTGACGGCGCCGACGATCAGTCACCATCTCAAGACGCTGCGCCTTGCCGGGCTGGTCAGTAGCGAGCGTCGGGGCACGTGGGTGCATTATCGGGTCGTGCCCGAGGTCGTGGCCTCACTTTCCTCGTTACTTGATCTGGAAGCGGTGCCGGCATGA